Within the Acidimicrobiales bacterium genome, the region CGACCTGGGGCGTGGATGTCTCGATGGCGAGGATCAACACGGCTCGGGAACCTCTAGGGAACTGAAGGCGACCTCGAACTCGGCGAGCCTGTCGACCCACGCGTTTCCTATCGCGACAAACTCGAGAACTCTGTCGTCGGGTCGGGCCGGGTCGCCCAGTCGAAGACGAACTTCGAGATAGTTGGGTGGAAGCTCCGAAGACACACGGTCGCCCCACTCGATGATCGTGACCGAGCCGTCGTCGAGAAGCTCGGGAAGCGACAGGTCGAACACCTCGTAGACGTCTTCGAGCCGGTACACATCGAGGTGATGAACCAACAGCTGAGCGCCCTGATAGTCGTGTACGAGGGTGAACGTCGGGCTGGTGATTCGCTCGACGACCCCTAGTGCGGCGCCAAAACCCTGCACAAACGCCGTCTTGCCCGCTCCCAGATCGCCGGTGAGAACGATGAGGTCGCCCGAACGTGTCATCGACGCGACAGCCGCGGCGATGGCCTTGGTGGCATCAGGAGAGCTGCTCTTGACCTCGATCACACCTCCTGATGCTAGCGACGCGATCCGCTTCGGGGGTCAGACCCCGCCATCGCGCCCGATCGCCATGCGCGGAACTCGCGAGGTCACCCGTGTCAGCACCTCGTAGGGGATCGTGTCCGACCAATCGGCCAGGTCCTCGACGGTGATTCGCTCGTCGCCCTGGCTTCCGATCAATACCACCTCGTCGCCGTTGTATGCCGTGCTCCAGCCGATGTCGACCATCGTCTGGTCCATACACACGCGTCCTACGACACGTCGGGATGTTCCGCCAACCAACACCCGAGACCGGTTGGATGCAGCGCGCGGATATCCATCGCCGTAGCCGACCGGAAGGGTGATGACGCGGGTCGCCTCGTCGGGAGCCCAGGTCGAGCCATACCCGACCGGAGAGCCGGCTTTGACGACCTTGAAGTAGATCACCGTCGACAGCCACTCCAGGACTGGCAGCACGTCGATGCTGCGCTGGGTCTCGGCGCTGGGGTACACGCCATAGGTGAGCACGCCGGGCCTCACCATGTCGAGGTGACTCTCGGCGAGCTGGGCGACCGCGCCCGAGTTGGCGATGTGGAATAGGGGCCGATCGCCGAGCCCGCGCAACTCTTCGGTGGCCACCATGAATCGCTCGAGCTGGCTCTTGGCGTGATCCAGGTCGGCCGCATCGGCGTTCGCGAAGTGAGAGAAGACACCTTCGACCTGGACGTCCTCACAGGCGAAGGCCCGATCGAAGAAGGGCTTGGCCCTGTCGTGGTGAACCCCTATGCGCTCCATGCCAGTGTCGATCTTCAGGTGCACCCGCGGACGCTCGCCTCGACGGCGGGCGATGGTCGCCACCTCGTCGAGCTTGTCGGTCGAGGGCACGGTCAAGATCAGATCGTGATCGAGAAACGATTCGATCTGGGGTTGGAATGCTCCACCGAGCACCTGGATGTCGCCGGTGAAACCCAACCTTCGAACCTCGATGCCTTCCTCCAGGTAGGCGACCGCGACGCGTCGGGTACCCGTCGCCTCCAGATGCGGGACCACCAGATCCAGGCCATGTCCGTATGCGTTGGCCTTGATGACGGGCATGACGATGCACCCGGGGCCGACATGACGTTCGATGGCCGCGATGTTGCCCGACAGCGCCGAGAGGTCGATCCTGCAGAAAGTCGGGCGGGGCGGCACCTCGTTCACGGACGCCATCCTGACCGAGTGCGCGCCAGAGCGTCGACGATGTCGGAGGCAACCGTGCCGGCAGCCAAGTGGTCACACGTCGAGCCATGCCAGTGCGCTGCGCACGCGACAGTCAGAGCGACCTGGTCGACATCATCGGCGTCAGGTCGAAGCTGAGCCAGCACGGCTCCGAGCATTCCGGACAACACGTCGCCCGACCCCGCCGTCGCCAGCCGCTGATCTCCGGCGGTCACCAACCACGAGGCTCCCGTTGGCGAAGCGACCACCGTCGTAGGACCCTTCAGCAGCACCACAGCACCCGAACGTGTAGCGAGCTCTCGGCATTCACCGACACGGTCGGGACCGGGTGGACGGCCCACGAGTTTGGCGAACTCGCCGTCGTGTGGAGTCACTATCGCCGGACCACCCGCACGTCGAAGAACCTCCGGACGCCCCCAAGCAAAACCCAGCCCGTCGGCGTCGATGACGGTCGGAACCGGCGAGAGCGCCACCAGCGCATCGACGAACTCGTCCTGGTCGCGCCCGAGACCAGGCCCCAACACGAGCGAGCCGAAACGGTCGAGGTCGGCCGCGACCCTGGCAGCCCTTTCGCGAGCATCAGCCGGTGCGGCGCCGGCCTGGTCGTCAGCCGAGCGGGCGACGACCTCGACCGGCAATCCATCGGGGATGGCATCGCCGGCACCGCTGACCACCACCATCCCCGATCCGGCACGCATCGCTGCCGACGAGGTCAGGTGTGCAGCTCCCCACATGCCGGGGCTGCCGGCCACGACCCTGACCGCCGCAGACCACTTGTGCGCCCGGCGTGGCCTGTGCGGCAGGACGCGCTCTGCCAGTCCGTCGTCGACCAACCAGGTGTCGATCTGGGCTGGAGCCAGATCTAGACCGATATCGGCCACCACGACCTGCCCGCACAGCTCTGGGCCATCGCCGAAGAACATTCCTCGCTTCGGCGCTCCGAAGGTGACCGTGGTGGTGGCACCCAGCGCGCCGAGATTCGCGCCCGTCAACGCGTCGAGACCGCTGGGAACATCGACGGCGAGTATCGGCGTGCCCGCGTCGACCTGTGGTGGTTCGTATGGCCTGGACAACCCGGTGCCGAACGCGGCGTCGATGACCAGATCGGCTGGGCCGACGAGACCGACGGTGGGGTCGACCAACTCGACGCGAACGCCGGCAGCCTTCAGCCGGGCGGCTGCAACTCGGCCGTCGGCTCCGTTGTTGCCGGGCCCGGCGATAACGACGACCCGCCTGCCATAGGTACCGCCCAGAACATCGACGGCCACCCGGGCGACGACCGATCCGGCCCGGCCGATCAGCTCATCGAGATCGCCGGCGGCCGAGTCGACGACTCGCACCTGCTCTGGCGTCAGCACCGGCATCGGCGAAACACCGAGACCGCGCCAGCGCCCGAGCTTCACGACGTCCAGTGCTTGGCCAACACGTACACCGGCTCGCTGAGCAAGTCGATGACATCCACCGTGGCCAGCAGATCGTCACGAAAGCTCGGCTCGGTCTCTGTGACGGCATCCTTCAGGGCTGCGTACCGGCCTCTGTAGCCCTGCATCACCGCCCTCATGGTTTCGGCGTTCAGCCGCTCGGGCATCTTGACGTGCAGCAGCGTCAGGCCAGTCGGTTGGGTGTCTTTGACCTCGGGTATCAGCACGATCGTGCGATTGTCGCTGCGACCCTTGCTGACGGTGACCTCGCGCTCGAATGCGGCGCGGTGCTTGGTGCCCCGAAGGGTCGGCAGCGACTCGGTGCGCGTCGGGATGTTCAGTGAGATGCCGCCCCGGTCGATGACCTGCACCAGAGCATCGCCCTCGACGTCGCCATCGATTCGATAGCGGGTGTATCCGACGACCTCGAGCACGGCGGGATCGAGGGCGCTGAGGGTTCGCAGCGCCCTGTAGGAAAGCCGGTCGCGAGGAGTCCCGGCCGCGAGCACCTCGCGAACCAGCGCAGATTCCAGAAGGGTCTCGTCCGAGCGAGATATACCCACGGTCACGGTCTTGGCCTGGTGCTTGATCGCATCGACCGGACGGGTCAGCTCGTCGGTTGCCAGGGTCAATGCCCTCATCAGATCCTCGATGACCACTGCGGGTGTGCCGACCTTGCCGAAGTCGACCTGGAATCGGTCCAGGGGAATCAGCCCCGACGCGTAACGCAATAGGGTCGACAGGCGCACCGCCGTGCTGGCCTCGAGGTTGCCGTCGTACTGGTTGGTGCGGATGCCATCGAAGAAGCGGCTGGTCGGCTGGGTGAGGGCGGCAACCACTTCGTCGGACTTGCCGGCCTCCCATCCTTCGTCGACCGCACCCTCGATGATGGATCGGCACTCGCGAAACGGCCGCGCCAGCGCGTCGATGGCCAGGGCCGATTCGTAGCCGAACAGATGCCCGGCCACCGTGGCCAGGACGAAGTCAACCAACGGATGCACGGCCGGAAGCGAGATCAGGTCGACGGCCGCCGAGAACCGGGTGGTGTCGCCAGAAGCCAGCACGATGGGAGTGGCCTTGTGCGCCCGGAAGATCGCTACCTCCTTGGCGACATCGTCGGCGGTCGAACCGACCAGGCCTGCGGCACACACGATGATCATCGGCTCAGAGGACAGGTCGATGTGCTTTTTGTCCTCGGTGCTGTCGAAGGCGATCGCCTTGTAGCACAACTCGCTCAGCTTGATCCTGAGCTCGCGGGCTGCAGTCGCATTGATGCCGTTTCCGACGACTGCCCAGTATCGCTTCGACGTCGAGTGCCTTCGGGCGATCTCGCCGATCCGCGAACGTTCGGCGACCACCTCGGCCATGGCCTCGGGCAGGGAACGGATCGCCGACAACAGCTCGGAAATCTCTTGGCGCGGAGCCGAGTCGGGATTGACGGCCCGGGCGATGGCACAGGCCAGAAGTGCACCAGCGGCGATCTGGGCGTAGAACGCCTTTGTCGAAGCCACCGACATCTCTACGTCGCGACCGTCGCTGGTATACAAAACCCCGTCAGACCGATCGGTCAGATCACTGCCGCGGCGGTTGACGATGGAGATCACCGCGGCCCCGCGGCCCCGCACCAGGTCGACCGTGCGATTGGTGTCGGTCGTGGTACCCGACTGGCTGACCGCCACCACCAAGGTGTTCGACATGTCGGGTTGAAGGCCGAAGCCAGACAACTCGGTGGCCAGACGAGACTCGACCTTGATCGAACCTCGGGCCAGGTTCGACAAGAAAGCGCCGAGGCTCTCACCGGCAACGGCCGCTGTGCCCTGCCCTATCGAGATGATGTGGGTGATCTGGCCGCTGCCCAGTCGATCGGCGATGAGGGACGGGAAGGCGCCCTCGTCGAGCCTCTCCTCGAGAAGTCCGTCGGCCTCGACGATGCGGCCCCGCAAGGTTTTGCGGAACGACTCGGGTGCCTCGCCGACCTCCTTCAAGAAGAAGTGAGGCGCGTCACCCAGGTCTATGTCTCGCGTCGTGATCTCTGGCCGGACCAGTTCGGCCTCGGCCACCCGCAGGTGTTCTCCGCTGTAGGAGATGCGGGTGAGGCCGCCGGTCGTGCCGGCGCCGCTCGACTCGACACGAACGATCTGGCCCCGCGAACCCACGGGGTTGTCGGGGTCTGCGGGAGTCTCTCCATCGAGACGCAGGTAGGTACCGGCCTCTTCGACCACACCGTACGGCTCGGAAGCCACCACATAGGCGTGGTCGGCCAAGCCCACATAGAGCGCCTGGCCAGAGCCGCGCAGGGCGAGGTACAGGCAGCTCGGATCGTCGACGATGTGGGTTGCGATGGCGACCGACCCTTCAAAGGACGCCACCGACGACCGGAACGCCTCCAGGGCATCGTCGCCACGTTCGAGACCGCGCGCAACCAGTGTCGGGATGACCTTGGCGTCTGTTGTTATCTCTGGAGCGATCTCGAGCCGGTGGTGCGCCTTGAGGTCGGCGAAGTTGTCTACGTCGCCGTTGAGAACCGAAGTAACCAACGGACCATCGAGCTTGCCCAGCTCGCACGAGTCGAGCGGATGGGCATTGGCCTCTGAGATGATGCCAATCGACGCCCACCGCGTATGTCCCAACACTGTGGTGTGTGCGCCCGGGCGCGACATGGCGCGGGTCAACAACTCGTCGGCGTCTATCGCAGCGCGCAAGGCCGCGGTGTTGTCGCCGAGCTCACCGATCTCGGCCGCCGCCTTGTAGACGAACACGGCAATCCGCTCGTCGGCTCGCACCGCACCCGACCGATAGACCGCGTCACCCAACCGCACACTCAGCTCGGAATGGGCCTCGAGCTCATCTGGCCCGAGACCGTGGTTCTCGACCACCACCTCGATACCGGCCGAGTCGCGTCCGCGAACCTCGAGCCGGTCCAAGGCCGACAAAGCCACCTGAATGGACCAGAATCCGGCAACCTGCTCGATCGTGGGATTGGCCGGAGCCAGAGCTGCAATCGCTGCAGCATTACGGACCCGGTCGCGCTCGAGCGCCCAGGCGGCATCCTTGAGATCGACCAGCACCCGGTTGAGGGTCTCCGTAGAAGCGTCGAAAACGAGCCGCCCGGTATCGACCGCACTGTCAATCGCAGCGACCGAGACACGGAATCGGTTGGTCAACGCCGCAACGTCGGCGAGAACCTTGGGATCGTCCACCAACGCCCGCACTCCTGGCAGTGAGCGAAGATCAGCGTCCAGGTGCTGCGCTGTCTGGGCGGCGGTCTCGAGTGAACCTACGTCGAGATCAACTGACGCTGCATCGAGCAAATCGGCAGCCATCGAAAGGCGAGCCAACACGTCGGCCGGATCCAGGGGCGTGCGGTCGTCGCGCTTGCGGACGACTCCGATGATTCCACACATGACGGCGAGCGTACCCCTCGACTATCGGCGGACGACCGCGACCTCAGTGGGCCTTGGCCACCCCATATCGTTCTCGAACTGCTTCGGAAAGCCCGTCGGCGGCCCGCTGCGCGATTTCAGCCGTCGTCGACTCGACCATGATGCGCACCAGAGGTTCGGTGCCAGAGCTTCGCACCAGCACTCGCCCATCGGACCCGAGCAGCTGCTCGGCAGTTGCGATCTCTGAAGCGAGATCGCCGGCCGGATCGTCTGGCCGGACAGCGGTCTCGATGTTCACCAACAGCTGGGGCACCGTGGTCATCACCTCAGTGGCCATCTCGCCCAGCGGTCGGCCTGATCGG harbors:
- the alr gene encoding alanine racemase; amino-acid sequence: MNEVPPRPTFCRIDLSALSGNIAAIERHVGPGCIVMPVIKANAYGHGLDLVVPHLEATGTRRVAVAYLEEGIEVRRLGFTGDIQVLGGAFQPQIESFLDHDLILTVPSTDKLDEVATIARRRGERPRVHLKIDTGMERIGVHHDRAKPFFDRAFACEDVQVEGVFSHFANADAADLDHAKSQLERFMVATEELRGLGDRPLFHIANSGAVAQLAESHLDMVRPGVLTYGVYPSAETQRSIDVLPVLEWLSTVIYFKVVKAGSPVGYGSTWAPDEATRVITLPVGYGDGYPRAASNRSRVLVGGTSRRVVGRVCMDQTMVDIGWSTAYNGDEVVLIGSQGDERITVEDLADWSDTIPYEVLTRVTSRVPRMAIGRDGGV
- the tsaE gene encoding tRNA (adenosine(37)-N6)-threonylcarbamoyltransferase complex ATPase subunit type 1 TsaE, whose amino-acid sequence is MIEVKSSSPDATKAIAAAVASMTRSGDLIVLTGDLGAGKTAFVQGFGAALGVVERITSPTFTLVHDYQGAQLLVHHLDVYRLEDVYEVFDLSLPELLDDGSVTIIEWGDRVSSELPPNYLEVRLRLGDPARPDDRVLEFVAIGNAWVDRLAEFEVAFSSLEVPEPC
- a CDS encoding SIS domain-containing protein — encoded protein: MCGIIGVVRKRDDRTPLDPADVLARLSMAADLLDAASVDLDVGSLETAAQTAQHLDADLRSLPGVRALVDDPKVLADVAALTNRFRVSVAAIDSAVDTGRLVFDASTETLNRVLVDLKDAAWALERDRVRNAAAIAALAPANPTIEQVAGFWSIQVALSALDRLEVRGRDSAGIEVVVENHGLGPDELEAHSELSVRLGDAVYRSGAVRADERIAVFVYKAAAEIGELGDNTAALRAAIDADELLTRAMSRPGAHTTVLGHTRWASIGIISEANAHPLDSCELGKLDGPLVTSVLNGDVDNFADLKAHHRLEIAPEITTDAKVIPTLVARGLERGDDALEAFRSSVASFEGSVAIATHIVDDPSCLYLALRGSGQALYVGLADHAYVVASEPYGVVEEAGTYLRLDGETPADPDNPVGSRGQIVRVESSGAGTTGGLTRISYSGEHLRVAEAELVRPEITTRDIDLGDAPHFFLKEVGEAPESFRKTLRGRIVEADGLLEERLDEGAFPSLIADRLGSGQITHIISIGQGTAAVAGESLGAFLSNLARGSIKVESRLATELSGFGLQPDMSNTLVVAVSQSGTTTDTNRTVDLVRGRGAAVISIVNRRGSDLTDRSDGVLYTSDGRDVEMSVASTKAFYAQIAAGALLACAIARAVNPDSAPRQEISELLSAIRSLPEAMAEVVAERSRIGEIARRHSTSKRYWAVVGNGINATAARELRIKLSELCYKAIAFDSTEDKKHIDLSSEPMIIVCAAGLVGSTADDVAKEVAIFRAHKATPIVLASGDTTRFSAAVDLISLPAVHPLVDFVLATVAGHLFGYESALAIDALARPFRECRSIIEGAVDEGWEAGKSDEVVAALTQPTSRFFDGIRTNQYDGNLEASTAVRLSTLLRYASGLIPLDRFQVDFGKVGTPAVVIEDLMRALTLATDELTRPVDAIKHQAKTVTVGISRSDETLLESALVREVLAAGTPRDRLSYRALRTLSALDPAVLEVVGYTRYRIDGDVEGDALVQVIDRGGISLNIPTRTESLPTLRGTKHRAAFEREVTVSKGRSDNRTIVLIPEVKDTQPTGLTLLHVKMPERLNAETMRAVMQGYRGRYAALKDAVTETEPSFRDDLLATVDVIDLLSEPVYVLAKHWTS
- a CDS encoding NAD(P)H-hydrate dehydratase → MKLGRWRGLGVSPMPVLTPEQVRVVDSAAGDLDELIGRAGSVVARVAVDVLGGTYGRRVVVIAGPGNNGADGRVAAARLKAAGVRVELVDPTVGLVGPADLVIDAAFGTGLSRPYEPPQVDAGTPILAVDVPSGLDALTGANLGALGATTTVTFGAPKRGMFFGDGPELCGQVVVADIGLDLAPAQIDTWLVDDGLAERVLPHRPRRAHKWSAAVRVVAGSPGMWGAAHLTSSAAMRAGSGMVVVSGAGDAIPDGLPVEVVARSADDQAGAAPADARERAARVAADLDRFGSLVLGPGLGRDQDEFVDALVALSPVPTVIDADGLGFAWGRPEVLRRAGGPAIVTPHDGEFAKLVGRPPGPDRVGECRELATRSGAVVLLKGPTTVVASPTGASWLVTAGDQRLATAGSGDVLSGMLGAVLAQLRPDADDVDQVALTVACAAHWHGSTCDHLAAGTVASDIVDALARTRSGWRP